One Pangasianodon hypophthalmus isolate fPanHyp1 chromosome 7, fPanHyp1.pri, whole genome shotgun sequence genomic window, ctgccaattcccactcaccagtcagctctcctctatcacaTGACATGTGAACCCTGCCAACTGCACCTTTTTTCATTCTGCTTCTCAGGCTGCTTCACAggacagcgtaacacactcacaggaaagtgctatctgccctcttttgcatatatgagctcacagacacacacgatTGCCTAGTGTCAAGGTGATTGAcatgggggagagagagtatgcccctctcacccagagagcatggccagtatTGCTGGTATAAAATTATGTTTGAGAAATCAATGATTTTCTCCTACATTCACTAGTtttattttcagacattttctcACATCACACTAATGTTTCtggtaataaaaaataaatgtgtacaaAACATCATACAAAAATTATTCATCCTTCAGATCTTCaggaaatgaaacacattttgaTGTAATCTTACTACTACTacctctattattattattattattattattattattattattgttattactttgtATCACTCAAGttttactattaattaatagaaatcataattttaatactacCATCACAGAGTGAAATACATCAAATAGAGATGTGAAATTTACACTTGCTGTTTTTAGATGCTTCACATATTatgttttatgcatttttaacgTGTAGAAGTGtataaagtattggcacccctaacCCCGTCCATCAATGGACTGCACAGCTATGATGAGACTGCTGAATCTTCCACacccaaaaaaaatatatcaacgTAGTGCTGGCTTTTCCCATTGATAAACAGGATAAAGGGTTCCAATGCTTTGTGCAGCGCAACAAATGAGCTACAGTAAGTGATTTTAAACCTACTCAATGACCTATATGGATAATAAAATACCCAATTAATGTCcgtatgtatacacacaaaaGGCATACCTAATAAAGTGTGTGTCCTATCTTTATATATTTAGGATTATTGTGGTTGTTACGGTTAATTCATAGTTAACATGATGAACGGCATCATGGGGTTACTCTGCTAGAGGCACCTGTATGAAATTGAAGGTAATTGACTACATACATCCGCTAAATTACCTTGGGATCAGCTGGTTAAAAGGAATTGCAGAAATGACTAAGAAGAGGGAAGTAAGTTTTGAGATAAGTTCTAGCATCATCTGTTTGCACAAAGAAGGACACTTTATTTGCCAAATCAGCAAAACTTGTGAAAAGGTTCACGAAATAGCAGGTATCAATACGAGTTACCAGATACCATTAGAGCACAAATTATTGAAAACAGAATCAACGAGCATGGTGACAAAGGGATAGATTTGGAGCAGAAATCATTCCTCAGTGAAATTGGGTAAAGTTGCACAGAACGAAGCAGATTCTGAAGAACTGTCTTATTTTCAGATGAATCCGAAGTTAACGTGGATGGATCTGATGgtagagtgtttgtgtttgtagagtgtttgtgtggagaaaaCCAGGAGAAGAATTCCAACCACACAGCACTAAGGGTATTATAAAACACGGTCGAGGCTCGGGCTGTTTATCCTCCAGTGGTGCTGCTGAGCTTGTGTTCACTCAAGGCATCATGGACATCACAATGCAAACTTGAAGAAATCAGCAAAGAAATTATTCAAGCGAgagaagtggattatttttattttttttttagcaggatAATGATCAAAAGCATACCAGACACCTATTAAAAGAACACTTCCAAAAAACCCTGACCTAAACCTTATGGAGCATCTACTGGATGCAGTGGAGAAGAAATGAGCAGATTGTCAATGCTCTAGTGTGGATGAACTACTTTGAAGTAGTATAATAATCTGATTCAAATAATCTGATTCAAACCTGTTCGTTATTACCTCACTGTCCTCACTGTCTGTTTTTATAATCTTTTAGTCAGTTTTCGTCCTGCTGCAGAATAcacataaagaaataatttcCAGAATGgttattttgtagtgtttttatGACTTTTATATTGTCATGGTTTAAAATTAGTTCTGAAAATCACAGCTGAAATATTTATCTAGAATGTGTAGCAATCCATACAGATTCTAACTGTAACATTCATAACTGGAAttatctttgttttttccccattttctcttcagattggtcacctgccaattcagAGGCAGTCTGCCCTAtttcacatacatgagctcacactATAGATGCTAATGATTAGCtactgtcactgtgattgacaggggagataaagtatgcccctcccacatAGACAGCACAACCAGATTACTCCCTTGGCTCCTGAACATCTTCGATATTTAAACTCCTGATCTCCCCATAAGAATTATTTTTGATGAAAGAATGATTTTCTCCTACATtatctagtttttttttcagacattttctcACATCACATTAATTTCTGTTAATAAATTCACTCAGTGGTGCAATTATGACTTTATTTGAATTTGCACTGCATTAAGCAACAGGAACATCCATAAGCATTATAATAAATGGTTGATAAAAGTTGAACGCAATGAATAAATGGTTGAAGATTGAAGTTTattaggcgtgtgtgtgtgtgtgtatgtgtgtgtgcgttgcatCTCAGCATTAAGGTGTAGCTTTTCGATTGGCGGTGACTTCACGAACACACAGGCTGGAGAATTTAGGAGTagtaacactgaaacacacatgaacacacacatcaatacagTCTCGTGTTCTCTCATCTCATttagaaatggatttaatttaatttttttatattaaatcatgtaataaaaaagtaattttcaGATACTCACATGAAGCCTTTATGGGAACAGTGCGAGCCTGTCTCTTTAACCTGCAGGATGTTTTGGGGAGGAATTTTGCTAGTGAAAAACTCAAAACAGCAGGGCTCAGACTGTGCCAGAgctaaagctaaaaaaaaaaaaaaaaaaaaaaaaaaagctaaaagctaaagctgagtgagagacagatgagGTGTTTCAGTCAAATAGAAACTAATGATAAAATTAATGTGCATAAAATGTCATACAAAAATTATCCATCCTTCATGTCTTCAGGTAATGAAACATATTTTGATGGaattttactactactactatgagtaataataatcataatattattatgattattattagtattcaTCTTTTTAActttgtattaatattaattaatcgTAATATAGTTCTAATTCtgctcttacagaaaactcaGATGAACTACACATGTGGTTTTGAGACACTTCATGTTATGTTTAATGCATTCTTCACGTGTAGAACAGGCTTTTATTTCACATGTaggaaaattgtaatcattgctgCTTTACAATATATACACTGAGTCACCATTTATCAAGTCCATATCCTATATAAGTCACTTTGAAGGTGTAAAATTACTGACTACTGTACATAAGTTAACActtaataaagtgtgtgtgtgtgtgtgtgtgtactatatactgtatatttagttATACCACATATACAAGTAGTGCTGtaaaaagtatataatatactcACGCTGAGCGTCTGAGTAGAGCGCCATGATCAGGACGAAGCCCAGGACCAGAAACACACGACTCATCTTCATGTTCTctgttctcttttctttctaacatCAAATTTGCTTTGAGTGGGGTTTTATTGGttcattttaaaccaaaattttttttaagtctgaTATTTCCCCACCCCCTGTACATCTACATATCTCTTCTCACACCTACTCAACTCGCCACTTCCTCTACTCAGGCCCTACAGTTTATTTAGAAGATAATAACTGATCCATCCCTTAAcctgtaaatattaaacactttaataCAGTAAGACAGCCTacatttgagtgcaaaagttgATATTTCTGATGccactgtatataaatacatacctttttaaaaagaataatgattttttttaagatctaaCTTTAGCTTGTTTTGCATTCAGACATTGTTCATGTATCTGTTAGATAACAttccttcatttattaatgtttaataaatcagGCAATTCACTCAGTGGTGTGTTTATGATAATGAAGGTTATGCGATGATTAATACAATTTATGTGATGAGTAAACAGTGTGCATAGTAACACTGAAACCTgccgaaacacacacacaatacactccaTACACTCTCATCTCAACAAGATCTCACAAAATTTCATGCACACAGTACTTTCCCCCTGTGGTTACCCAGTCTGTGCCCGCTGCATGATTTGCACTGCATGTGCTGTGTACCAAAATAATTTAACCACGCCCAGATCTCCACTACGCTTTAAATAACACTGATGCATACCTGTCAACATTGGGATTTGAAAATAAGGGAAATCCAACCCTCCAACCCCCCGGGACCCCCACGCACACCaagattgtttattttatttatttatttatttatttattgacaatTGGATTTTAACAGTGAAAGAACAAACAACCTGTTGTGAGGGATTTAGAGTATTAAcaagttaaacataaaaaaaatacaataataattatataaaaaactaaatgataatacataaatagaaaaatactactaataaaaaataaaatatgtttatttttcgTTTTGACTCAACTGGGGGGTCCACACACACTAAGATACTTGCACATagtttttgccttttttgcaGGTACTCCAACGCCATCTCTCTCACGTTCCTCcatgctgttcttcttcttcttccaccgCTATTCTTCTTCTACTTGTTTTATTGGCAGGTGCCATTTGAGTGAGTTCTGTAGATGTTACAGCTAATGTTCTGTATCCTGCCACCTGCTTTACCGGAGGCGAATGTAGCAAACATATCAATTACATccagtgggattttttttttaaagaaagcttaaAAATACGGGAGAAATatgggaaaatatttaaacgGGATGATAGCGGGATAGAATGTTAAAATACGGGAGAATCCCGGGAAAAACGGGAGGGTTGACAGGTATGTtgatgtgtaataaataatgtacctaatttttaatcatattcAGCATGTGTCAAGCTCAGGCCTGAGACCCCTCATGTCCTGTCCAGTCCGCCTCCTGACTCTGGCAAATAATTCATTGCTCCTCCTGTCTGCTTCACTGACACCATGGTCTCTCCGCCTCCTGGCTTTGCTGATGTCATCTTCTCTCTGCCTCCTGACTCTGACGAGGACATCATCGCTATG contains:
- the LOC117597737 gene encoding C-C motif chemokine 13, which gives rise to MKMSRVFLVLGFVLIMALYSDAQPLALAQSEPCCFEFFTSKIPPQNILQVKETGSHCSHKGFIVTTPKFSSLCVREVTANRKATP